AGACCCGATGACTCCATGTTTCATGAGATGGATGATACTATCCTCATCCTCGCCAGGAACCGAAACCGTTCAGCCTCGATTTTATCGCCATCATACCAGAGACAGAGATCGATATCCGAATCAATCCGTGCCTGCCCTGCTGCAACGGATCCATAGAGGAATATGAACCGAACGTGATCAAAGCCATTGATAGTTTTTATTCGCTCGACTGCTTCGATTGCGAGGTCTTCCGTGGGGTGCATGCCCGGTCCCATACGTACTCAATTAATGGGCGTTCATCATCATATTAGTAGTTTCATACAATAGCCAATGGGATCCTCATGGCGTTTTGGGAACCATGAGATAAGTTCATTCAGGCTGTTATTGGGAGAGGAAACGGTCCTTAGTATCCACAGAGAATGAAGATGAGTTCATCTGAAAGGAGCGTAATCACGGTACAATGATCGTTATAGAAGAGGCTGTCATAGGGCTCACCCTCGTGCCTTAACCATAATATTCGACCCTATTTTCCGAGAGGGGATTATCAGCCTCCCGTTCTCCGATATTCCTCATCGAATACTAGATACGTCTGTCCAACACGTACGTACTCTATGAGGCATGTCCCGTGTCGGTTATCAGGAACGCAGTAAACATTCTCTACTACCTCTTCAGCCCCTTCAAGAAGATGCTGGCACTATATCTTCTGGCGGTCATCGCACTCTCAGGACTGGAGGTATTCCGGATATCGCTTGTATACCCGATCATTAACTATGGGCTTGATGTCGAGAACCAGCACCGGCTCCTTGATACTTTTTATGATATCATCCTTCCTTCAACGCTTAATCCATTTCTAGCATCTGCACTCCTTCTGCTTCTGACAACCGCATTCATCGCCGGGTTTTACGGGATTGTTGCCTACTCGGGGGCATATGTCTTTGCAGCGGTACGGGATTCGCTTGACAGGCGGATCTTTGCCCGCCTGATTGGCAATGATTACAGTTATTTTGCCGCAAAGAAGCAGGGCGATCTGCTGTATATCGGGCAGGGAGCGGTGACAGAGTCCGGCCAGGCGATCAACCAGTTCATGGAATGCGTTAAGAACTCCCTGATGGCACTGCTCTATTTCCTTTTTATCATCTATCTCTCCTTCTGGCTAGCTTTCGCACTGGTGATCCTCGGAATAATCTATGCATATCTTATCAGGCAGCAGCTCTTCACCCGTGTCTACCGGAACAGTTCAGCTTTGAATACTGCACTTATGCAGAAGTCCGTTGCCTACCAGGAGTTCATCTCCGGGATCAAGACGATCTTTATCACGGGTTCACATTCTTTCTGGGCTGAAAAATATGATGCTGCTGTTTCGAAGCTCAGGCAGGCATATACTTTTGTGAATGCCCTTGGAAAGCTTCCATCGATCATCAATGATTTCCTGATGTTCTCGGTGATTGCAATCGGCGCTCTTGCCCTCTATATCTCAACAGGTGGGGATTTTCTCTCCTATGTTGGTCTTTTTGGAACATTCATGCTCGCGCTGTACCGGCTTGTGCCAACGGCAAGTGCCGCGCAGAGTAATCTCACCTATATGGTCCAGTACCTGCCTGCTCTAGAGCTCGTGTATGCTGAACTCATCCAGGAAGAGAGTGAGCGCGAGAAGAAGAGGCTGCGGGGCGGGGGCCTCCCCCTCTCCTTTGATCAATCAATTGCGTTTGAAGGGGTAGGGTTCCGGTACCCGGATGCGGCCGGGGATACGATCAGTGATCTCTCGTTTG
The genomic region above belongs to Methanocalculus alkaliphilus and contains:
- a CDS encoding ABC transporter ATP-binding protein, which produces MSVIRNAVNILYYLFSPFKKMLALYLLAVIALSGLEVFRISLVYPIINYGLDVENQHRLLDTFYDIILPSTLNPFLASALLLLLTTAFIAGFYGIVAYSGAYVFAAVRDSLDRRIFARLIGNDYSYFAAKKQGDLLYIGQGAVTESGQAINQFMECVKNSLMALLYFLFIIYLSFWLAFALVILGIIYAYLIRQQLFTRVYRNSSALNTALMQKSVAYQEFISGIKTIFITGSHSFWAEKYDAAVSKLRQAYTFVNALGKLPSIINDFLMFSVIAIGALALYISTGGDFLSYVGLFGTFMLALYRLVPTASAAQSNLTYMVQYLPALELVYAELIQEESEREKKRLRGGGLPLSFDQSIAFEGVGFRYPDAAGDTISDLSFAIQKNTSVAIVGDSGSGKTTIANLLALLYSPDSGRIAIDGVDINEFDQVSYLRSLGYIGQETFIYNDSIRENIRFGLDCTDDEIIEAARRADAHEFIMRTDHGYATIIGDQGMKLSGGQRQRVAIARIILRNPEILLLDEATSSLDNISEKRIIESVKRLSENMTVITIAHRLSTIQDAHVIHVLKAGRIVESGSHEELLERKGEYYRLYLGQEQKEDRDEGGE
- a CDS encoding nucleotidyltransferase domain-containing protein produces the protein MHPTEDLAIEAVERIKTINGFDHVRFIFLYGSVAAGQARIDSDIDLCLWYDGDKIEAERFRFLARMRIVSSIS